The bacterium nucleotide sequence GGGGGGAACCCCGCCCAGAATCCGTAGAGGAACACCCCGGCCACCACGACGAGATCGATGACAACAAGCGACCGGACGATCCCGGCGATGAGAACTTCCAGATGCCCCGGGATCCGCGCCGCGCGCACCAACGCCGCGGTCTTCCCGAAGGCCGTCTGCGCCCCGGTCGCGGTGATTTCGCCGGTGGCCTCGCCGCGCCGTACGATCGCACCGGCGTAGGTCGACCTGCCGGGATCAGCGTCCACGGGCAGGGACTCGCCGGTGAGCGCGGATTGATCGAGGAGCACCTGCCCGTCAACGATCCTCACGTCGGCCGGAACGACGTCGCCCGCCCGCAGGCGTACGACGTCGCCGGCCACGAGATCCTGCGCGGGAATCAGCGTCCAGCGGCCATCACGGCGCACCCTCGCCTGGACGGCGAGCCGCGTCCGAAGCAACGCCAGCGCCTGCTGCGCGCGCTGCTCGTGAAGAAAACTCAGAACGGCGTTGAACACCAGCAGGAGGGCGAAGACCAGCGCCTCGAGTCCGCGGCCCAACAGGGCTTCGAGGCCGATCGCGCACTCGAGCATCCAAGGGACCGGCGCCCAGAATTTCGCGAGCAGGGCGCGCCCGGGGCGCGAAGGCACCTCCGGCATCGCGTTGGGGCCGTACTCCCGCAGGCGGGCACGCGCGACGTCGCCGGACAGCCCGTCGGGCACAACGTGGAGGGACGACGCCGGCTCCGAGCGTTCCCTCACGCCTGACGAATCAACAATACCGGCACGACGGTGGTGCGCACCACGCCCTCCGCGACGCTCCCCAGCAGCAGGTGGTCGACACCGTGGCGCCCGTGGGTTCCGAGCACGATCAAATCGGCGGGCCACTGCTTGCTCGTTGCGACGATCACGTCCGGAATCCGGCCTCCCTCTTCGATGAGCGCCGTGGTCACCGCGACGCCCGCCTGCCGGGCCCGGCCGGCGGCCCGCTCGAGAAGCGCCTGC carries:
- a CDS encoding universal stress protein, with amino-acid sequence MYRRILIPVDGSASSDAALDHGLRLAKDQNAEINVLHVLDTQPLYLLDEGMYVEGVAEKWREAGQALLERAAGRARQAGVAVTTALIEEGGRIPDVIVATSKQWPADLIVLGTHGRHGVDHLLLGSVAEGVVRTTVVPVLLIRQA